AACTGTTCGAGGAACTTGAACGGATTCGAGACGACTGCTACGCGATCGACGACGAGGAGCGATTCGAGGGGATGCGAGGGGTCGGCGCACCGGTAGCGACCGGAAACGAGTCAGTTACCGCCGGTATCGCGATCTACGGACCGGCGAATCGTCTCACCGAGACGGTACTCCACGAGGAGTATTCGAAACGGGTCCTCGAGACGGCCAACGTTATTCAGGTTAATCTGTCGTACTCGTGACCGGATAATACGGTTCACGAGTTGTGAGACGCAGCGCGTGGATTGATGCTGGTCGCACCACATTGGAACACTATGACCGAATTCGGCTTCGTTCTTCCAGACGAGTTCTCGCACGTTCCACTCGACCAGACCCTCGAGTTCGCCCGCCGAGCCGACGAGGCGGGACTCCACTCGGTCTGGAAACAGGAAGCCTCGGGCACGAACGGAGTCGCCACGCTCGCGGCCATCTCTCAGTGTACGTCTACCGTTCGGATCGGGACCGGCGTGGCGAGCGTCTTCTCTCGGAGTCCGTCACTGCTCGGAATGAGTGCGGCGACGCTTCAGGGACTCTCGAACGGGCGCGCACTGCTCGGCATCGGCGTGAGTTCTCCGCCGCTCGTCGAGCGCTGGCACGGGTGCGAGTTCGACCACCCGCTCAGACGACTCCGCGAAACGATCGAAATCGTCCGCCAGGTGACCGCCGGTGGAACGGTCGAGTACCACGGCGAGGTGTTCGACGTCGGACCGTACACGATGGCGCTCGAGACGAACGAAGACGTCCCCGTGTTCAACGCCGCGATCGGCGACGCGAACCGCGCGCTCACGGGGGAGTTCGCGGACGGATGGCTGCCGGCGTTCCTCCCTCGATCCACGTTTTCGGCGTTTGTCGACGACGTTCGAGAGAGCGCGCGAACCGCCGGACGAGACCCCGACGAGATCACCGTCGCGCCGTGGATTCCGACTGCAATCGACGACGACCCAGACCGTGCCGAACGCCGCGTCCGATACCTCCTCGCACAGGAAATGGCGATGGGGTACAACGAGCAACTCGACGAACACGGATTCGGAGACGCGCCGGACAGAGCACACGACCTGTTTCGCGACGGAGACCGTGAGGCAGCGGTTGCCGCGATCTCTGATCAGATGGTCGACGAACTGACCGTCTCTGGAACCGAATCCGACGTGCGAGACCAGTTCGACCGGTACGCTCACGGCGGCGCCGACCTCATCATCGCGATGCCCTCGATGGAAGCTTCGGTTCCCGAGTTGGAGACGGTCGTCGACGTCTTGGGTGAACTCAGCGACTCGACGTGAGCGAGCGGGTGGGCCTCGTCACGGCGCGTTCGACGCGACCGCCGACCGGCGAACGAGCCGCGGCGACGGTACGTATTAGGTGGTCTCCCTCGATAGCGCGTGTGTATGTCTACCGAATACGAAACCATCGAACTCGCCGTTAGCGACGACGGGCGAGCGACCGTCACGCTCGATCGACCCGACTCGCTGAACGCGCTCGACGACCGCATGGCCGAGGAACTACTCGACGCACTCGAGACCCTGCGCGAGGAGTCGGCGCGGGTCCTCGTTCTCCGCGGCCGGGACGGGAACTTCTGCGCCGGCGCGGATATCGGCACGTCGCCCGAGACGACGGCCCCGCACGAACAGACTCGTCGGTTTCGCCGACTACGGCGGCTGTTCGATCGGCTCGAGTCGTTTCCCCTTCCGACGGTCGCAGCGATCGAGGGGTACTGCCTCGGAGGCGGGTGCGAACTCGCCTGTTGCTGTGACACCCGGATCGCAACTGCGGACGCAACGATCGGCGTGCCCGAGATCACGCTCGGCGTCATTCCCGCCTGCGGTGGCACCCAACGGCTCTCGCGACTCGTCGGGCTCTCCCGCGCTCGCGACATGATTCTCCGCGGGAAGCACTACGACGCGGCGACGATGCACTCCTACGGGTTCCTCCACGAAGTCGGTGGCGACCGATCGTTCGAAGTCCTCTTAAAAGACGTCGTCGAGGAGTATCTCGCCAGACCGCCGGTCGCTATCGAATTCGCGAAACGGGTCGTCAACAAAGGATACGAGTCGCCCCTCGATGCTGGTCTCGAGATGGAGGCGCTCGCAACGGGCGTCCTGTTCGGTACCGAGGACGCCGAGGAAGGCCTCGACGCATTCCGTACCAATCGCACTCCGGAATTTAGGGGGGAGTAGTCCTCGCCGCGCTAGCGCTGCCAGTCCGGATCGCGTTTCTCCAGGAACGCTGCGAGCCCCTCGCTCGCTTCCTCCGATTGCGTTCGTTCGACGAGACGGCCCATCGCGTTGTCGAACCAATCCTCGAGCAGATCGTCTTCCATGGTCGTCCAGAAGTCTTTCATTTCCGCAACGGACTTCGGGCCCGACGCCGTCGTTGCGCGGGCGAGTTCGCGAGCGACGTCCGCAACCTGGTCGCCGTCGACGACGTAGTTGACGATACCCATCGATTCGGCCTCGGTAGCCGTCAGCTGATCGCCCGTCAACGCGAGTTCCATGATCGACTTCTTTCCGAGACTCATCCGACCGTAGGTGAGTCCGATCGGCGGAAGCGCACCGATTTTCGCCTCCGGAAGCGCGAAGTCGCTGTCCGGAGAGGCGACCGCGAGATCACTCAGCAAAACGAGTTCGCAGCCGCCGCCGTTCGCGACGCCGTCGACGGCCGCGATCACGGGTTTCGGATGATTCCGAAGCGTCTCTACCGTCGGGCCGAGGACGTTTTCGATCATCTCTGAGGCGTCCTCGGTCGACTCCCAACTCTGGATCTCGGCGATGTCGTCGCCGGCACAGAACGCGCGTCCCGACCCTCGAAGGATCGTCGCGCGTACCTCGTCGTCATTCGCGGCGTGCTCGAGGGCATCGTTCAACCCTTCCCAACTCGGCTCGTCGAGCGCGTTGAGCGCCTCGGGACGGTCCAGCGTGATCCAAGCAACGTACTCGCGTCGCTCGTATCGGACCGTGTCGAACGTCGTTTGCTCGTAGTCCCACTCGTAGAAGCCGACACTCGATTTGCGCCCGCACTCGTCGTTCGAAACCATCTCTTCGAGGTGCGGGTGTGGTTCGTACTCATCCCAGCCTGATCGTTCGCGGAGCGTCTCGAGCGTCTCTACCAACCGATCGATACCGTACTCGTCCGCCATTTTGAGGAGCCCTCGGGGCCAGTTCATCCCGATCCGCATCGCCTTGTCGATCTCGGACTTCGTCGTCACGTCGTTGGCCAGTAACCATGCCGCCTCGTTTACTGCGGGTGCCAGGAGGTGTTTCGGATCGAAGTCGTAGCGGCGTTCCCGCGGGATATCGACGCGCGAGTACTCGCCCGGGGTAGGATAGGAGTAGAAGCCGACTCCGGTCTTCATCCCGTGTTTGTCGACTTCGGTTTTCTCCTCGAGCAAGTCGGGGACGTGCAGGTCGACGCCGCGGTCGCGCATCGACTTGGCAGCCATCGTTGCGACGTCGACGCCGCTGAAATCGAGGACCTCGAACGGACCCATTGGGAGACCGATCCGTCGGATCGCGGCGTCGATCGAACGCTCGTCCTGTTCGCCGTTCTCGACCTGTCGAACCGCCTCGAGCCAGAACCGCAGGTTGATCCGATTGATGAGGAAGCCAGGGATGTCCTTCTCGACGAGGACCGGCGTCTTCTCGATCTCTGTGCTGATCTCCTGAATCGCCTCGAACACGTCGTCGTCGGTCGCCTTGCCACGGATGACCTCGACGATTTCCATCAACTGAACCGGATTCGAGAAGTGCATCCCCACGACCGCGTTCGGGCGGTCCGTCGCGGACGCGATTTCGGTGATCGGGAGCGTACTGGTGTTCGTCGCCAAAATCGTTCGCTCGGGTGCGTGGTCGTCGATCGACTCGAATACGGTCCGTTTCAAGTCGATATCTTCGGGGACCGCTTCGACGATCAGATCGGCGTCGCCGTAGGCCTCCTCGTCCGATGTCGTCGTTTCGAGTCGCTCCAACACGGCGTCGTGATCCTCGCCGAGTTTCTCGAGGCTCCCCTCGATTTTCTCGAGAGCCGTTTTCAGGACGTCGTCGTCGACGTCGACGATCGTGACGTTGTACCCGGCCGTCGCAAACGTCTGGGCGATACCGTGTCCCATCGTGCCGGCACCGACGACGGTAACAGCGTCTACGCGTCCGGCTAGTGAATCGCTCATAGTTGCCTTCCCGTAGAGACTTTCGACGATTCGTGTTATAGCTTTCCCCGGTGTGTGTTCTCGCTACACACGACTACGTCGAAGCGGGAGTTCAATCTAAGACACACTCGCGTCCCCCGTCGTTATATCATGTGAGACCGTACCAATGGACCATGCGGAGTGATAGCGACTTCGACGACTTCCGCGAAGCGGCGCTCGAGTACCTCTGGACCGAGATCGAACCGGACGCGGAAGCGTGGGATCGAACCGGTACTCTCCCCCGGAGCGAATTGTGGGACGAATTTCTCGATCTTGGCTTTCTCACGTGCCGCGTGCCGGAAGAATACGGTGGCCTCGATCTATCGACCCGAGAATACGTGCAACTGGAAAAAGAGTGGGCGAAGGTCTCAGGGGGATTACGAGTCATCTTGCACGTCCACACCGTCGGTGCGGAACTGGTCGCGCAGGCGGGAACGGACGCCCAGCGAGATCGCTGGCTCTCCGAAATCGTCGAGGACGGGGCGTCGTTCGCGTTCGCACTGACCGAACCGCACGCCGGCAGCGGAACCGATATCGAGACCGAGGCTCGAGCGGCCGGCGACGACTACGTCATCAACGGGGCGAAACACCACATTACGAACGCGGACTTCGCGGAGTACTTCACCGTCGTCACGCGGACCCCGTCCGGATTCGCTATCTTCGTCGTCCCCCGCGATGCCGACGGACTGACCATTCGCGAGATGCCGGAAACGATGGGGAGTCACGGGTCGGAACACCGGTATCTACAGTTCGACGACGTTCACGTCCCCGGAAGGAACCTGCTCGGGAACGACGAAAGCGGGGGTCTCGCCGCCGCCGTCGATCACCTCCGAGTGAGCCGAATCTACGTCGCCGCGAACGCGCTCGGTATCTCCGAGCGGTGCCTGGAGGAGGCGGTCTCCTGGAGCAAGAAACGCGTCACGTTCGGCAAACCGATCGGCGAGCGCCAGGCCGTCCAGCGGTATCTTGCGGAGATGGCCCGCGACGTGTACGCGCTACGGCTGATGGTCGCGGACGCCGCCGAAACCGTCGACGAACGAGGGAATGCTGGTATCGAAGCGGATCTCTGTAAGCTGCTGGCTACTGAGGCGAACAGGCGAGTCACCGACAACGCACTGTTGGTCTTCGGCGGTATCGGATACTACCGGGAAGTGCCGATTCAGCGATTCTACCGTGACGCGCGTCTCAACTGGCTCGAGGAGGGAACGCCGTCCATCCAACAGATCACCGCAGCGAAGAGCCTGCTCAACGGCGAGTATCCCTACGAACTCGACGAATGGGCGACACGACGGTACGACCCCGGGCCGTTCGAATACGATCCGACGAACGGAGACGAGTACGAACTCTCTTACGAGTAGCGTCGGCACCGCAACCGAGCTCCCGGTGCCGGATTTCCGCCGCGTCGGATCAAATGTCTCGTTCGCCGTCGATGATCTCTTTCGCCCGCCGACTGATTTCGGGGACTACCGCCCCCATCTTCGGGTAGAGGTCGTCGTTGCTGTTTCCGCTGAGATACCGGGCGTAGAACATCTCACAGACCGCGATGAGCATGTAGAGCCCAAGTGCGACGTAGAACCGTCGGTTCGTGAACTCGAGACCGGAGCGTTCTTCGTACCGATCGATGAGTTCCTCCTTGGTCGGATACCCCTCTCGATCGATAAACGTCGGCATGAGGTCCTCGATGAGCGGGTCACGGTCCCAATAGCAGAGCATCCAGCCGATGTCGGCCGACGGATCGCCGAGCGTCCCCATCTCCCAATCTAACACGGCGTTGATTTCCGGCGGAGTGCCGGGCGCGAGCATGACGTTGTCGAGTTTGTAGTCGCCGTGGACGAGCGTGTGCTCGTAGTCCTCGGGAACGTTCGCCTCGAGCCACGTTCCGAGTTCGTCGATGTGCGGGACTTCGCGTTCGCTTTCCGTCGTCTCGTACGCCCACTCGAATTGCTTTCCCCACCGCTCGACCTGTCGCTCCGTATATCCCTCCGGCCGTCCCAGATTTTCCAGCCCGAGCGATTCGTAATCGAGCGAGTGAATCTCGGCGAGCGTGTCGATCAACGTTTCGCCCACGAGGCGGCGCTGCTCGGGCGTCGCGAACCGGGCGGGTTCGCGGTCGCGAACGACGTCACCTTCGAGGCGTTCCATCAGATAGAACTCGCCGCCGATCACCGAGGTGTCGTCACAGGCCACCACCGGCGTCGGCACCGGAACGTTCGTGTCCGCGAGCGCGTCGATGACCCTGTACTCCCGGAGAACGTCGTGAGCCGTTTCGGCGGTCTCACCGGCCGGCGGACGGCGCATAACCAGTTCTTGCTCCCCCCACTCGATGAACAGCGTCTCGTTCGAGTGTCCCTCGTCGTGGTAGTGAACGGTGACTCCTCGAGCGTCGCCGAATTCACGCTCGAGATACGCCGTTAACGCGTCCTCGTCGACGAGACGGTCGAGATAACTTTCGTTTTCGGCCATATGGTCTGTTTGATACTCGGTAGCGAGGGAGTTTAACCTTCTGTCAACGAGATTGGAATCACGTTCTTTGTTACAGGCTACCGTGCCCCAAATACTTAAGAAGCGAATCGGTGATGTTCGGTTAGTATGACTGTCGAACGACCGTTGCCCATCCGTACCTCCAACCAACACGACCAAGTGACGAACATCGGTGGAACCGGGCTACGAACACGATCACCCGACGAGCGTGAGTGGCCATGAACCTCGAGGACTACACCGTCCTCGACCTAACGTGGTTGCTGCCGGGGCCCTACGGGACGATGCTGCTGGCCGATATGGGTGCCGAAGTCATCAAAATTGAGGAACCGACTCGCGGCGATTACGCCCGCTGGCTCGAGCCAGAAGTCGAACCGACGGATTCGGGCGCGCTGTTCCACTCGGTCAATCGAAACAAAAAGAGCGTCACGCTCGATCTCAAGAGCGACGCGGGCCGGGAGACGTTCTTCGAACTGGTCGCCGACGCGGACGCCGTCTTCGAGCAGTTCCGACCCGGCGTCGTCGACCGCCTCGGCATCGGCTACGACGACCTCCGCGAGGTGAACGAAGAGATCGTCTACTGCTCGCTGTCCGGCTACGGACAGGACGGGCCCTACAGCGACCGCGTCGGCCACGATATCAACTACGTCGGACTGGCCGGCCTCCTCGGTGAGACCGTTTCGAAAGACGGGACGTTCCCGGCCGTCCCCGCCTACCAAATCGGAGACAAGGTCGGCGGCATGTTCAGCGCGTTCATGATCGTCTCGGCGTTGCTCGACCGCGAGGCGGGTAACGGCGGCCAATACCTCGACGTCTCGATGACGGACGTCGTCGCGTCGCTCGGAACGGGCCAGAGCTGGCGGGCGTTCAGGAGCGAGGAACTGCCCGAATCGGAGCGCTCGCCGGCGGCGATGGAAGCGCCGTGTTACCACGTTTACGAGACGAAAGACGGCAAGTACGTGACGATCGCCCCCCGCGAGGAGAAGTTCTGGGCGCAACTCCTCGAGGAACTGGATCGCGAGGATTTGGCTGAGTACCAGTTCGCGACCGGCGAGGACGCGGCGTACGCTCGCGAGGAACTCCAGTCGGAGTTCGATAAGCGAACGCGCGAGGAGTGGGAGGAGTACCTGTCCGAAGAGACGATGTTCGCCCCGGTCAACGAATTCGACGAAGTGTTCGAACACCCGCAACTCCGGGCACGGGATATGCTCGGGGAGATGGAGGTTGGTGACGGCGAGGCGTTCTCGTACGTTGGCTTCCCGGCGAAGTCCTCGAGCGAAATCGAGGATATGCGGTCACCAGCGCCCGAGTTCGGTGAACACACGGACGAGGTTCTCTCTCGAGTCGTCTCCGAAGAGCGATTGAAGGAACTCGAGGAGAACGACGTCATCTGATTCCGATCGTCGACGTAAATCCGGCGACCTGTTTTCGCTGTCGACGGTTCCGAACGTCAATACGACGAGAAAGCGGCCCCAAACTGACGTCACCGAAGCGCGGTTGTCCGGACGTAATTTTAAATCACGCTCGCTCGAGAGTACTGCTATGGAGTACCAAGACTCCGAGCGATCGAGAGAATTAGCCGGGCGAGCCCGAGATTTCGTCGACGATGTCGTGATACCGCGAGAGCGCGAACTACCGGGAGGAACTGCGGTCCCCGACGACGTTATCGCCGAGCTTCGCGAAGAAGCGAAATCTCGAGACCTGTATGCGCCACAGATCGGCGAAGAGTACGGAGGGATGGGCGTCGACTTCCGAGACGTGCTTCCGCTGTTCGAAGAAGCCGGTCGAAGTCTGCTCGCCCCGCCTGCAATGCGCGTCGATGCGCCCGACGAAGGAAACATGCATACCCTCGAGATGGCGGGCACGGAAGACCAGAAAGACCGGTGGCTTCGGCCGCTTCTCGAGGGGGAGCTCACGTCTGCGTTTTCGATGACCGAACCCAGACAGGGTGGCGGTGCGGATCCGAAGATGATCGGGACGACCGCCGAGAAAGACGGCGACGAGTGGGTCATCGACGGTCACAAGTGGTGGATCACGAACGGGGGCGAAGCCGACTTCTACATCACGCTCGCACGAACTGACCAGGAGAAGCATCCCTACGAAGGCTGTTCGCTCATCGTCGTCCCCGAAGACACGCCCGGACTGGACGTCGAACGCGATATCCCACACCTTGGAGACGACGTCGTGTCCCACGTTCACTCGGAAATCCGCTACGACGACGTCCGCGTCCCCGAAGAGAACCTACTGGGCGAAGAAGGAGAAGGGTTCACCATTGCACAGAAACGCCTCGGACCGGCGCGACTCACGCACTGCATGCGCTACTCCGGGATGGCCGCTCGAGCGCTCGAGGTCGCGAAGGCGTACACGAGCGACCGCGAAGGGTTCGGCGATCCGATCGCCGATAAACAAGGGGTCCGGTTCGAGATTGCGGAGGCTGAGACTAACTTGCACGCTGCGCGGACGATGGTTCGTCACGCGGCAGATGAAATCTCCCGTGGGAACCAGGCACGCGTCGAGGTGTCGATGTGCAAGTTCTTCACCGCGAACGTCACGGAAAACGCGATCAACACCGCACTTCAGTTCTGTGGAGCTAGTGGCATCGGCAAAGATTTGCCGATCGCTGACTTCTACGAGAACGTTCGACAGTTCCGTATCGTCGACGGTCCAGACGAGGTTCACAAGCGGGTGATCGCTCGTAACGCGTACGAAAACGTCGATATGGATGAATTAGATCCGTTGCCGACGTTCTGAGGACATCACGAGTACCACTCCGTGTGTGTGGTATACTAGCATTCTTATAAAAAATGCTATTTGGGACTACTGTGACTCTTTACGTGTATGTATCAGAACGTACTCGTCCCGGTAAACGGGACCGAGATTTCGGAAACGGCGATTCCACACGCGTTGGAACTGGCAGAAAAACACGACGCGGTCATCCACGCACTTTGTGCGTACAATCGCGAGGGTGGGTACGGGTCGCTATCGATCGAATCCGCCCAGCGTCAAGAGGAGGACCTACAGGACCGTGCCCAAGAGATCGCAACGGCGGTCGCTGATCGCGCCGAGGACGAAGGAATCGAAGCTGTCAGTGCGGTGAGCAGCGGTGACCCGGCCGATTCGATACTCGACTATATCGACGAGAAGGACATCGACATCGTCGCAATCGGTGCTCGAAAGCGGTCACCAACCGGCAAATTGTTGTTCGGTAGTGTGACTCAGACCGTGCTTCTTCACGCGAATATTCCAGTCGTCGTGACCGGTTCAACGGAGTGAATGCGATTGTTAGGTAGTATGACTGCGAATACGTGAGAAAAAACAAACATAATGTTTTAGTAACCGGGTCGGAACAGATGTTGTGAAGGTATGGTACGCCATGGCAAATAAAACACCAGAAGATAATCCGTCGACAGCAGTGAACGATTCGAACGGGGGTGGAGCACCCGAAACGTCAGAGGAAAACGTGATCGCGTACGAGGACATCAGTTTCACGGACCAACCTGGTTTCAAGCCGATGATCGTCATCGGGTCGCTCGTCATAATCTCGTTCATCCTGCTCGCCGGATTACCGCAATATGCCGAACCCGGGGACGGCGAATTTACGCTGTTCACGTACACGACCGTGGTTTGGGGACTCGTGATTGTCGTCCTCGGATTCGCCTACGAGTACTGGCTGATGAAGATCGAGGGAGGTGGGTGGTAATATGCTCAACCCACTGCAAGTCACACCGGAAGTTTCGAGCGGACCGGAAGCGGTCACGATGCTCGTCCTGTACTTCATTCTGGTCACCGCGATAGGAGTGTACTTCTTCCGGAAATCGCGCGAGAGCACCGGTGATTTCTGGATCGCAGGCGGGAACATCCCGCTTTACGTCCAGGTCTTCGCGTACTTCGCGGTCACGGCGAGCGCCGGTTCGTTCTTCGGATTCGGTGGCTTCGCTTACGACTTCGGGGCAGCGTTCTCCTCGATGGTCGTGATCGCCGTCTGTGCAGGCGGATTGATGATGATGGTCACGATCGCTGCACCGATGCGACGAAGCGGCGTTTACACCGTACCGGATTACATGAAAAAACGATACCAGAGTACGAGCGTTCGGTTACTCGCTGGTATTCTCTTCGCCGTGGCGTCCTGGGCGTATCTCGTGCCCCAGCTGACCGCAGCGGGGATTACGATGGAGTTCGTTTTGCCCGATCTCGGCTACGAACTGGGGCTGTTCGTCAGCGTGGTCATCTTCGCACTGTACGTTTCACTGGGCGGGATGTGGGCGGTCACCTGGACCGACTTCATTCAGGGGATAATGATGTTCATCCTCACCCTACTCCCGCTCCCCATCATCTTCGCTGACATGGGCGTCGGCGGAACGCTGAGCGGTGCGATGGCGAACGATCCGGCCTTCGCGAGTAATTCCGCACCCTACCTCATGATATTGGGTGTCGGCTTCTCGTGGATTTTCGCGTACCTCGGTCTGCCGCAGTTCGGACAGCGAGTGCTCTCGAGTTCCGATGCGAAGACTGCCCGCCGAGGCTTCATGTGGATGAACTTGCTCTACATTAGCGCGTTCGTGCTATCCGCGTTCTTCGTCGCGGGTGCCGCGATGGCGCTCGAGCCGGACCTCGCGACCGCTGATCACTTCTACTACGCCGTTCTGGAAGAGTACACCGGACCGATCGTTCAAGGGATTGGTGCGGCCGGTTTGCTGGCCGCAGTGATGTCCTCGACGGACGCGCTGCTCGTCGCGCTCAGCGCGAGCGTCTCACACGACATCCCCGAGTCACTGGACATGGGACTAACGGAGAAACAAGAGACGCGGTTCGGAACGGTCGTGATCTGGGTCGGTGCGCTCGCGGCCGCGTACGTCGCGATTTCGCCGCCGGGAATCATCGGCGTTATGACCACGATCATCGCCGGCTTCGCGGCCTCCGGGTTGTTCCCCGCGTTAGCGATCGGTACGTGGTGGAAGCGCGCCAACGCACCGGGTGCAATTGCGGCGATGCTCGTTGGAGGAATCTCGTACGTGGTCTTGTTCCTTGGTGGATTCATGCCCGTCGAACAGTCGGAAGTCCTCGTGACGGTTCCACTCGGCGTGATTACGTTTATCGTGGTCACGTTGGCGACGCGCCGGCCAACCGGCGAAGAACTGCAGGGCTTCATCCAATTCCACCGTACCGACGACACGCCGACGACGGTCGTCTCTGACGACTGATCGACTCGAATTTGCTGTTTTCTCGAAGGGGACGAACGGTCGTCGTACGACCAACAACCGAGTGAGACGAAATCCGAGAGATTAGACGTCAGGCAGCGTCCGATACCGATTCCTGATCCACGCCGAGCCAGTACGTCCAGAGAACCCGAATCTTCCATCGAAGGAGGAACGCGAGACGGAACCCAACGTGATGGGTTACCTTCCACGGCGGATGGTCACTCAGGTCGACCATCCGTTGGACGAACCGTGCAATGTACGGACGCGTCGTGTTGTCGATGTCTCGAAGGTCGACGACACACGCACCCGACGTCATCTCCTCTCGCTCTTCTTCGGGGGAGAAGAACTTGAGCGCAAATCCAACCCCCGGATTCGACTTTGCGGTCACCGTCTGGATAGTAAACGGGACCGGCGATTCGACGGTGATTTCGTCACCGGTTTCGCCGGCCCCGAGCATGAACCGCTCGCCGTCTGTCGTCTCTAACTCCTCGAGAGAGTACTCGTACCCGAGGTCTTCGAGCGCCTCGGTCGCCAGTTCGACGAACTCCTCGCGCTCCAACCCACAGAAGGTACGCCACCGCCGACCGATGTACAGCGTCAGCAGTCTCCGGAACATACTCGGAAAACAATGGGGCCGGGAAAATCAATTGTGGTTAGTGTACAACGAGCTACGTTACGCGAAAACGAGGGTCGCAGTCGTCGACTCGCAACTCGATTCGAGTGTAATTCTTTCGTCTTCAGCGTCCACGTCTCACCGACTTACCACGCCTTTCGGAGGACCGCCTCGAGTTCGTCCGCGGTCGGTTCGAGTCCGTCGGGCGCGTTCGTCATCATCACGTCGTCTGCGACGTCGGTCGCGATTTCCGACAGGTCCGATTCGGACATGTCGTCGATTTCGCGAAGCCCCGTGGGAAGGTCGAGAGCGTTCCGGACCGTTTCGACGGCATCGATGACGGCGGCGGCAGTCGCGTCCGGATCGTCGGCCGGACCGACATCGAACCCTTCAGCCAGCAGGTCTCTGCGACCGTAGACGTTGTCGAAGACGTACCGAAGCGCGTGGGGCGCGATAATGCCGTGAGCGCCACCCTGTTGGATGGCGTACCCTCGAGAAATTCCGTGACCGAACGAGTGAATGACCGACGCGGTGACGTTCTCGCCGCCCAAGGCGCCGTATTGGGCCAACACGGTGCCGACGATCGAGTCGTGTAGCGTCTCTTCGCTGCGGTCGCCCTGTCCGAGGCGCGGTAGCCCTCGACCGAGCAATCGGAGACTCCGAACCGCCGTTCCGTCCGTTATCGGCGTCGCATTATGCGCGTACAACGACTCGACCGCCTTGTCGAAGCCGTTCATAGCCGACGCACAGAGAATCTCGTGCGGCGTCGTCTCGAAGAGCGCCGGATCGTAACACAGCGCTTCGGGCATCAACCGTCTACCGATGAGGGCACCGCGAGTGAACCCCGACTCGCGGGCGGTGATCCCAGCAACGGCGGAGAGGTCCGAACCGGCAAGTGTCGTCGGTACCGCGACGATCGGAACTACCTCTTCCTCCGGCATCGGAATCGTTCGCTGACGTTCGAACGTCGATCGAACACCTTCCTCCGACCGGTCGCCGGCCGAAACGACGCTCATCACTTTCGCGATATCCAAACTGCTTCCACCGCCGAGACTCACGAGCGCGTCGACATCGTCCGCGTTCATCCGATCGACGCCGTCGAAGACGGTCGTCAATCGCTTGTCCGGAGTCGTCTCGTCGAACACGCCCGCGAGCCTATCGCCGATCCCGTCGACGACCGGATCGATCACCGAGTCGGTCGCACCGACGGTCGATCCGCAGACGATCAACGCCCGCTCGGCGCCGATACGCTCGAGTTCGTCCTCAATTCGTGCGACGCTGTTCCGGCCGTAGACGATCGTCCCCGGATCGTACGCGAATCGGTAGTTAGCTGCCATATGGTAACTCTGCACAGAGTCTGCGAAATACATTTGGATCGGAACGATCGAACGTCTCTCGACGGAGAACGCGGATGCAAAATAGCGGTGGTCGGTGTGGTCGGATTC
This is a stretch of genomic DNA from Natronorubrum sediminis. It encodes these proteins:
- a CDS encoding phosphotransferase family protein produces the protein MAENESYLDRLVDEDALTAYLEREFGDARGVTVHYHDEGHSNETLFIEWGEQELVMRRPPAGETAETAHDVLREYRVIDALADTNVPVPTPVVACDDTSVIGGEFYLMERLEGDVVRDREPARFATPEQRRLVGETLIDTLAEIHSLDYESLGLENLGRPEGYTERQVERWGKQFEWAYETTESEREVPHIDELGTWLEANVPEDYEHTLVHGDYKLDNVMLAPGTPPEINAVLDWEMGTLGDPSADIGWMLCYWDRDPLIEDLMPTFIDREGYPTKEELIDRYEERSGLEFTNRRFYVALGLYMLIAVCEMFYARYLSGNSNDDLYPKMGAVVPEISRRAKEIIDGERDI
- a CDS encoding CaiB/BaiF CoA transferase family protein; protein product: MNLEDYTVLDLTWLLPGPYGTMLLADMGAEVIKIEEPTRGDYARWLEPEVEPTDSGALFHSVNRNKKSVTLDLKSDAGRETFFELVADADAVFEQFRPGVVDRLGIGYDDLREVNEEIVYCSLSGYGQDGPYSDRVGHDINYVGLAGLLGETVSKDGTFPAVPAYQIGDKVGGMFSAFMIVSALLDREAGNGGQYLDVSMTDVVASLGTGQSWRAFRSEELPESERSPAAMEAPCYHVYETKDGKYVTIAPREEKFWAQLLEELDREDLAEYQFATGEDAAYAREELQSEFDKRTREEWEEYLSEETMFAPVNEFDEVFEHPQLRARDMLGEMEVGDGEAFSYVGFPAKSSSEIEDMRSPAPEFGEHTDEVLSRVVSEERLKELEENDVI
- a CDS encoding acyl-CoA dehydrogenase family protein, yielding MEYQDSERSRELAGRARDFVDDVVIPRERELPGGTAVPDDVIAELREEAKSRDLYAPQIGEEYGGMGVDFRDVLPLFEEAGRSLLAPPAMRVDAPDEGNMHTLEMAGTEDQKDRWLRPLLEGELTSAFSMTEPRQGGGADPKMIGTTAEKDGDEWVIDGHKWWITNGGEADFYITLARTDQEKHPYEGCSLIVVPEDTPGLDVERDIPHLGDDVVSHVHSEIRYDDVRVPEENLLGEEGEGFTIAQKRLGPARLTHCMRYSGMAARALEVAKAYTSDREGFGDPIADKQGVRFEIAEAETNLHAARTMVRHAADEISRGNQARVEVSMCKFFTANVTENAINTALQFCGASGIGKDLPIADFYENVRQFRIVDGPDEVHKRVIARNAYENVDMDELDPLPTF
- a CDS encoding universal stress protein, giving the protein MYQNVLVPVNGTEISETAIPHALELAEKHDAVIHALCAYNREGGYGSLSIESAQRQEEDLQDRAQEIATAVADRAEDEGIEAVSAVSSGDPADSILDYIDEKDIDIVAIGARKRSPTGKLLFGSVTQTVLLHANIPVVVTGSTE
- a CDS encoding sodium:solute symporter family protein; this translates as MLNPLQVTPEVSSGPEAVTMLVLYFILVTAIGVYFFRKSRESTGDFWIAGGNIPLYVQVFAYFAVTASAGSFFGFGGFAYDFGAAFSSMVVIAVCAGGLMMMVTIAAPMRRSGVYTVPDYMKKRYQSTSVRLLAGILFAVASWAYLVPQLTAAGITMEFVLPDLGYELGLFVSVVIFALYVSLGGMWAVTWTDFIQGIMMFILTLLPLPIIFADMGVGGTLSGAMANDPAFASNSAPYLMILGVGFSWIFAYLGLPQFGQRVLSSSDAKTARRGFMWMNLLYISAFVLSAFFVAGAAMALEPDLATADHFYYAVLEEYTGPIVQGIGAAGLLAAVMSSTDALLVALSASVSHDIPESLDMGLTEKQETRFGTVVIWVGALAAAYVAISPPGIIGVMTTIIAGFAASGLFPALAIGTWWKRANAPGAIAAMLVGGISYVVLFLGGFMPVEQSEVLVTVPLGVITFIVVTLATRRPTGEELQGFIQFHRTDDTPTTVVSDD